From the genome of Candidatus Afararchaeum irisae, one region includes:
- a CDS encoding HAMP domain-containing sensor histidine kinase codes for MGILRDISHEKEQEQQIKVLDRVLRHNLRNKMNIVMGYAQDLQASLADDEKEKAGRIVETVKTLLGHAEKARKIDEVLVEKETSLRRTDIAEVLESEVSSLRDDSQGVEVLSEIPDSVTVYAIESVDAAFREILENAVEHNDSSEPRVEVGVEKHDNRAVVTVSDNGSGIPQDEIDVVTGEKEIDPVSHASGLGLWIANWVVERSDGSIEFDVTDEGTTVEVWLRKPTESSGSTR; via the coding sequence GTGGGTATTCTGCGTGACATATCCCACGAGAAGGAACAGGAACAGCAGATCAAGGTACTCGACCGTGTCCTGCGCCACAACCTCCGGAACAAGATGAACATAGTCATGGGTTACGCCCAGGACTTACAAGCCAGCCTCGCGGATGACGAGAAGGAGAAAGCCGGACGTATAGTCGAGACCGTCAAGACACTCCTCGGACACGCCGAGAAGGCGCGTAAGATCGACGAGGTTCTCGTCGAGAAGGAGACGAGTCTCAGAAGGACAGATATAGCCGAAGTTCTCGAATCGGAGGTCAGTAGTCTCAGAGACGACAGTCAAGGGGTGGAAGTACTGTCCGAGATTCCCGACTCTGTCACCGTCTACGCCATCGAATCCGTCGACGCCGCCTTCAGGGAGATACTCGAAAACGCGGTCGAACACAACGACTCGTCGGAGCCGCGGGTCGAGGTCGGTGTCGAGAAACACGACAACAGAGCCGTAGTTACTGTGTCGGACAACGGATCGGGTATTCCACAGGACGAGATCGACGTCGTGACGGGAGAGAAGGAGATCGACCCCGTCTCACACGCGAGCGGTCTCGGTCTCTGGATAGCCAACTGGGTCGTCGAGAGATCCGACGGGAGTATCGAGTTCGACGTCACCGACGAGGGAACCACGGTCGAGGTCTGGCTCCGAAAACCCACCGAGTCAAGTGGTTCGACACGGTAA